A single Chanos chanos chromosome 8, fChaCha1.1, whole genome shotgun sequence DNA region contains:
- the LOC115819438 gene encoding uncharacterized protein LOC115819438, with translation MNAHNGIGHLRRLWRRFHVEPMQKYKSALTVSVMPKRKIRQRPGKALEWIGRQWTVTLLNSAIYAEALKDQFTLSQDGSISTQYTEAKVGGTIFPHKNIHKLAWRSPDGLTTNQIDHILINGKWRRSLQDVRACRGADVNSDHYLVTANIKLKLQKAKQQGQRRRQLDIGKLKCQNISKQFVLELRNCFGALDTLADSTDEDPDIHTKWETIKNTYGETATKVLGYREKTNKEWLTPGTWQKIEQRKQLKAKMLNKSRKPIRPKISRVKTTKNGKAAGIDSIHAEMLKADLDTSVKVLTDLFRNIWDRNVIPEDWAKSLIAKIPKKGNLQNCKNCQGITLLSIPSKVFCRVLLGRIDMAIDTKLRQEQAGFRRGRGCTDQIFALRNIIEQCLEWNNPVLINFIDFQKAFDSLHRDTLWKIVQSYGVPPKMTTLMKMFYNQFECSVIINGNLTDWFSVESGVRQGCIISPILFLFAIDWTMQKTTSDKPRGIQWTLFTQLEDLDSADDLAILSTNHTHLQEKTDRTNRCARQLGLNINIFKTQVMCINSTPHAPITVDSNPLEYVEDFTYLRSLLSKDNACSKDISIRLGKARSAFARLQTIWKAVQPKNQDPTVQQ, from the exons ATGAATGCTCACAACGGCATAGGCCACTTGCGAAGGCTATGGCGCAGGTTCCACGTAGAGCctatgcagaagtataaatcagccttaacgGTTAGCGTCATGCCGAAGAGAAA GATCAGACAGAGACCAGGGAAAGCACTGGAATGGATTgggagacagtggacagtgaCTCTGCTAAATTCTGCTATTTATGCAGAGGCTCTGAAAGACCAGTTCACTCTGAGTCAAGATGGCTCCATaagtacacagtacacagaggCCAAGG TTGGTGGCACCATCTTCCCACATAAGAACATCCATAAACTCGCTTGGAGGTCACCTGATGGTCTTACAACTAACCAGATCGACCACATCTTAATCAACGGGAAGTGGCGAAGGTCTCTCCAAGATGTTAGAGCTTGTCGTGGTGCGGATGTCAACAGTGACCACTATCTGGTGACAGCTAACATCAAGCTGAAACTCcagaaagcaaaacagcagGGTCAACGCAGGAGACAACTTGACATCGGCAAACTGAAATGCCAGAATATCAGCAAACAGTTTGTGCTGGAGCTGAGAAATTGCTTTGGTGCTCTTGATACTTTGGCTGATTCAACTGATGAGGACCCTGATATTCACACCAAATGGGAAACCATCAAGAACACCTATGGTGAGACAGCAACCAAGGTCCTGGGCTACAGAGAAAAGACGAACAAGGAGTGGCTGACACCTGGCACTTGGCAGAAAatagaacaaagaaaacaactcaAGGCCAAGATGCTGAACAAGTCCAGGAAGCCTATAAGACCAAAGATAAGCAG ggttaaaacaacaaagaatgGAAAAGCTGCAGGCATTGACTCCATTCATGCTGAGATGCTGAAGGCTGACCTCGACACCTCGGTCAAGGTTCTCACTGATCTGTTCAGGAACATCTGGGACAGAAATGTCATTCCTGAGGACTGGGCAAAAAGTCTGATTGCCAAAATTCCAAAGAAAGGCAATCTACAAAATTGCAAAAACTGCCAAGGCATCACATTGCTGTCCATACCATCCAAGGTCTTTTGCAGAGTTTTGCTGGGCAGAATTGACATGGCAATTGACACCAAACTGAGGCAGGAACAGGCAGGCttcaggagaggaagagggtgcACAGACCAGATCTTTGCTCTAAGGAACATCATTGAGCAATGCCTGGAGTGGAACAATCCAGTACTCATCAACTTCATTGACTTCCAGAAAGCTTTTGACAGCTTACACCGTGACACCCTGTGGAAGATCGTGCAATCATATGGAGTTCCCCCAAAGATGACCACATTGATGAAGATGTTTTACAATCAATTTGAGTGCAGTGTCATCATAAATGGCAACCTTACTGATTGGTTCTCCGTGGAATCTGGTGTACGCCAGGGATGCATCATCTCCCCGATACTCTTCCTGTTTGCCATTGACTGGACCATGCAAAAGACCACTTCAGACAAGCCCAGAGGCATCCAGTGGACTCTCTTTACCCAGCTAGAAGACCTTGATTCTGCTGATGACCTGGCTATTCTCTCCACAAATCACACTCAcctgcaagagaaaacagacaggactAACAGATGTGCCAGACAGCTGGGTTTGAATATTAATATCTTCAAAACTCAAGTGATGTGCATAAACTCAACACCACATGCACCAATCACTGTGGACAGTAACCCTCTCGAATATGTCGAGGACTTTACGTATCTGAGAAGTCTCCTCAGTAAAGACAATGCATGCAGCAAAGACATCAGTATAAGGCTCGGGAAAGCTCGC